From one Allorhizobium ampelinum S4 genomic stretch:
- a CDS encoding amidase, whose translation MTPNFSGQGLSGKSIAQLAVLIQSGALDPQDLAHQTLGAIRDYADQTIFTRLTPERAMQEAQASALRIRAGCSLGPLDGIPIAWKDLFDLKGVTTTAGSVVLDDQPPASRDADVVAALASAGMVSIGQVNMSEFAFSGLGVNPHYGTPRNPHGVGEARVPGGSSSGSAVAVAAGLVPVSIGTDTGGSVRIPSAFNGIVGYKATRGRYSMRGVFPLSKSLDSLGPLCRTVQDAVWVDAAMRGLTHPQVTRAALAGRRFVVPETVFFDGAEDGVVQAFEAAIRRLEQAGAVVRRQAFPIMQQILDALAKHGPLVTAEAYVLHRHRLHGPDAARMDHRVATRARLGENISLANYVELVERREQLISEFTSQIGADEFILTPTVAHVAPLTARLVADDDLFVAINGKTLRNTMLGNFLDWCAVSLPCGTGDANMPVGLQVSGPARSDEALLGLALSVEAVVCG comes from the coding sequence CCAAGGCCTTTCAGGCAAAAGCATTGCCCAGCTTGCTGTCTTGATCCAGTCCGGCGCGCTTGATCCGCAGGATCTGGCCCATCAGACGTTGGGGGCTATCAGGGATTACGCGGATCAGACAATTTTCACCCGGCTAACGCCGGAGCGGGCGATGCAAGAGGCTCAGGCTTCGGCATTGCGCATCCGGGCCGGTTGTTCGCTTGGCCCTCTGGACGGGATACCGATTGCCTGGAAGGATCTCTTTGATCTCAAGGGCGTAACAACCACCGCTGGCTCCGTGGTGCTGGACGATCAGCCACCGGCATCGCGCGATGCGGATGTGGTCGCGGCTCTGGCAAGTGCTGGAATGGTGTCCATCGGTCAGGTCAATATGAGCGAGTTCGCCTTCTCCGGTCTTGGGGTCAATCCGCATTACGGCACACCGCGCAATCCGCACGGCGTGGGTGAGGCGCGGGTTCCCGGCGGCTCGTCCTCAGGCTCGGCTGTAGCGGTGGCTGCCGGGCTGGTGCCGGTGTCGATTGGTACGGATACGGGCGGATCTGTCCGCATTCCCTCCGCCTTTAATGGCATTGTCGGCTATAAGGCGACCCGTGGCCGCTACTCCATGCGTGGTGTCTTCCCCCTGTCAAAAAGTTTGGATTCCCTTGGGCCACTCTGCCGCACCGTGCAGGATGCGGTTTGGGTGGATGCTGCGATGCGCGGGCTGACGCATCCGCAGGTGACCCGTGCCGCCTTGGCTGGACGCCGTTTCGTCGTACCGGAAACAGTGTTTTTCGACGGTGCCGAGGATGGTGTGGTTCAAGCATTTGAGGCTGCGATACGCCGTCTGGAACAGGCGGGCGCCGTGGTGCGCCGTCAGGCCTTCCCGATCATGCAGCAGATCCTCGATGCACTCGCCAAGCATGGCCCGCTGGTGACGGCGGAAGCCTATGTTCTGCATCGCCACCGTCTGCATGGACCGGATGCAGCCCGCATGGATCACCGCGTTGCGACCCGCGCACGGCTCGGCGAAAACATCAGCCTTGCCAACTATGTCGAGCTTGTTGAGCGGCGTGAGCAATTGATTTCGGAATTTACCAGCCAGATCGGAGCGGATGAATTCATCCTGACACCAACCGTTGCGCATGTCGCACCGCTGACCGCGCGGCTTGTGGCTGACGATGACCTGTTCGTGGCCATCAACGGCAAGACATTGCGCAACACGATGCTCGGCAATTTTCTCGATTGGTGCGCGGTCTCGCTGCCGTGCGGCACGGGGGATGCCAATATGCCGGTTGGTCTGCAAGTGTCCGGGCCTGCACGGTCCGATGAGGCCCTGCTTGGTCTGGCGCTTTCGGTGGAAGCGGTGGTTTGCGGCTAA
- a CDS encoding Lrp/AsnC family transcriptional regulator codes for MKLDRIDIKILYELQKNGRITNVELAELVNLSPSPCLMRVKKLQADGYIEGYSAQINVSKLGQTLTVFTEITLKNHRQIDFARFLAAVEKVDQVIECHLVSGGYDYMLKFVTSGIGEYQSIMERLTDMDIGIDKYFSFVVLKSPIVKSHMPLTSLFPV; via the coding sequence GTGAAGCTCGACAGGATCGACATCAAGATTCTCTATGAACTGCAAAAGAATGGTCGGATCACCAATGTGGAACTGGCCGAACTGGTCAATCTCTCCCCCAGCCCCTGCCTGATGCGGGTAAAGAAACTTCAGGCCGATGGCTATATCGAGGGCTATTCCGCCCAGATCAATGTCAGCAAGCTTGGCCAGACGCTGACCGTGTTTACCGAAATCACCTTGAAGAACCACAGGCAGATCGATTTCGCCCGGTTCCTCGCCGCGGTTGAAAAAGTTGACCAGGTGATCGAATGTCACCTGGTCTCCGGCGGCTATGATTACATGCTGAAATTCGTCACATCGGGGATTGGCGAATATCAGTCGATCATGGAGCGGCTGACCGACATGGATATCGGTATCGACAAATATTTCAGCTTCGTGGTGCTGAAATCACCAATCGTCAAATCGCATATGCCCCTCACCAGCCTGTTTCCAGTATAG
- a CDS encoding NAD(P)/FAD-dependent oxidoreductase produces the protein MRVPLLRVETHTTLPEAADVVVIGGGIVGTCTAYFLAKRGVKVVLLEKGLIGAEQSSRNWGWCRQQNRDARELPMATKSLDLWESFASDIGEDVGFRRCGLLYLSNSEAEIATWAKWRDFAKIVGVTTHMLSGKEAAEKGRATRKPWLGGVFSPSDGIAVPERAAPVIARGVMKFGGTVMQHCAARGLETEAGRVSAVVTEKGTIRTGTVVMAGGAWASSFCNQLNIRFPQASIRSSILSVGPLDGLGAEALPDALHTARVSVTRRGDGGYTLAISGRASVDLTPQQIRYGKAFLPMFQRRWRSLKPGTIEGLRNGHETLAKWALDKATPMERNRILDPIPDRKLIAETYRRAGELLPALAGAKISASWAGYIDSTPDGVPAIGEVPSLPGFILAAGFSGHGFGIGPGAGHLIADIITGSEPIVDPKDYRPERLAHSAWGKVAGF, from the coding sequence ATGCGTGTACCCCTGTTGCGAGTAGAGACCCACACCACTTTGCCTGAGGCAGCGGATGTCGTGGTGATTGGCGGCGGTATCGTCGGGACCTGCACCGCCTATTTCCTGGCAAAGCGCGGCGTCAAAGTCGTGCTGCTGGAAAAGGGGTTGATCGGGGCGGAGCAGTCCAGCCGCAATTGGGGTTGGTGCCGCCAGCAGAACCGCGATGCCCGCGAATTGCCGATGGCGACGAAAAGCCTGGATCTGTGGGAAAGTTTTGCCAGCGACATTGGCGAGGATGTCGGGTTTCGCCGCTGCGGCCTGCTTTACCTGAGCAATAGCGAGGCGGAAATCGCCACCTGGGCCAAATGGCGTGACTTTGCCAAAATAGTCGGTGTCACCACGCACATGCTTTCGGGCAAGGAAGCAGCCGAAAAAGGCAGAGCGACGCGAAAGCCGTGGCTTGGCGGGGTGTTTTCGCCCAGCGATGGCATAGCGGTCCCCGAAAGGGCTGCCCCTGTCATTGCGCGCGGCGTGATGAAATTTGGCGGAACCGTTATGCAGCATTGCGCGGCCCGTGGGCTGGAAACCGAGGCTGGCCGGGTCAGTGCCGTGGTGACGGAAAAGGGGACGATCCGCACGGGAACCGTGGTGATGGCGGGCGGCGCGTGGGCGTCTTCCTTCTGCAATCAGTTGAACATTCGCTTTCCGCAGGCGTCTATCCGGTCCTCTATCCTTTCTGTCGGTCCTCTTGACGGATTAGGTGCCGAAGCGTTGCCAGACGCCCTGCATACGGCGCGGGTTTCCGTGACCCGCCGGGGCGATGGCGGCTATACCTTGGCGATCAGCGGCCGTGCCAGCGTCGATCTGACCCCCCAGCAAATTCGCTATGGCAAGGCTTTCCTGCCAATGTTCCAGCGGCGGTGGAGAAGCCTGAAGCCGGGTACGATCGAAGGTCTGCGCAATGGCCATGAGACACTGGCGAAATGGGCGTTGGACAAGGCGACGCCGATGGAGCGTAACCGTATTCTCGACCCGATACCGGATCGCAAACTGATCGCCGAAACCTATCGCCGTGCCGGCGAATTGCTGCCTGCTTTGGCTGGCGCAAAGATTTCGGCCAGTTGGGCTGGCTATATCGACAGCACTCCAGATGGTGTGCCCGCCATCGGTGAGGTTCCATCTCTGCCGGGCTTTATCCTGGCGGCCGGATTCAGTGGCCATGGCTTTGGCATTGGGCCGGGGGCAGGGCATCTGATCGCCGACATCATCACCGGTTCCGAACCGATTGTCGATCCCAAAGACTATCGGCCCGAGCGGCTGGCTCATTCTGCCTGGGGCAAGGT